Proteins from a genomic interval of Polaribacter sejongensis:
- a CDS encoding ABC transporter ATP-binding protein produces the protein MSNILKINDLEKTYTSGSKKLTVISNISFEVEKGSIFSIVGPSGSGKTTLLGLCAGLDYPTAGTIELCGTSLQDLNEDERAALRNKEVGFIFQNFQLLPTLTALENVIVPLELQGEKNAAKFGTALLEKVGLESRLHHYPSQLSGGEQQRVALARAFANRPSILFADEPTGNLDEETGEKVIQLLFELNKEAGTTLIIITHDLDLANRTQQILRLKGGKIISNEKTNTINA, from the coding sequence ATGTCAAATATATTAAAGATTAATGATTTAGAGAAAACTTATACGAGCGGTTCTAAAAAATTAACAGTAATTAGCAATATCTCGTTTGAAGTAGAAAAAGGAAGTATTTTTTCTATTGTTGGGCCTTCTGGAAGTGGAAAAACGACTTTATTAGGTTTGTGTGCAGGTTTAGATTATCCAACTGCTGGAACTATTGAGTTGTGCGGCACTTCTTTACAAGATTTGAATGAAGATGAACGTGCGGCATTACGTAATAAAGAAGTCGGATTTATTTTTCAGAATTTTCAATTATTACCTACGTTAACTGCTTTAGAAAATGTGATTGTTCCTTTAGAATTACAAGGTGAAAAAAATGCGGCAAAATTTGGAACAGCTTTGTTAGAGAAAGTAGGATTGGAAAGTCGTTTACATCATTATCCATCGCAATTGTCTGGTGGAGAGCAACAAAGAGTTGCTTTGGCAAGGGCGTTTGCTAACAGACCTTCTATTTTATTTGCAGATGAACCAACTGGTAATTTAGATGAAGAAACTGGCGAAAAGGTCATTCAATTATTGTTTGAATTGAACAAAGAAGCGGGCACTACTTTAATTATTATTACACACGATTTAGATTTAGCAAACAGAACGCAACAGATTTTACGATTAAAAGGTGGTAAGATTATTTCTAACGAAAAAACCAACACTATTAATGCGTAA
- a CDS encoding ABC transporter permease, whose product MAWRDGKASLSRLMLFMASIILGIAAVVSIQLFSDNLKQNIKLQSKSLMGADFIIDSKQIPSEKVQAIIDSLGADASEVNFVSMAAFPKNDGTKLVKVRAMEGDFPFYGDLSTEPENAGTKYQELGGALVDATLLLQYNINPGDSIKLGKTTFEIIGALKSIPGSTAISSSVAPAVLIPFRFVEETGLLQLGSRKEYQYFFEDPTMDLVTLENKIDPILKTENADLDTHTGTSERLGRRYDNVSRFLNLVAFIALLLGCIGIASSVHIYIKEKLKNVAVLKCLGASRKQTFLIYLIQIIGIGLIGGLIGAVIGVSLQYAFPYLLQDFLPFDVAISISAQPILMGVTLGVLMSVLFALLPLLGTWYVSPLEVLRGSEDNLQKPKKARIAVVFLILLFIYLFSFWMLKDAVNGLIFTAGIFITFAIMAGVANLFIKLIKKFFPSSWGYTKRQSLLNLFRPNNQTMVLVLAIGLGTFLISTLYFTKDILLAKTSIENKKDDANIILMDIQQKQETAILETFTSKGLEVIDNIPIITMRMQSIQGKTVNEIRKDSTVKMKKWILNREFRVTYREELAETEEIVEGEWIGKFINGNPINISISDNFAEDANLKIGDPIVFNIQGVLMETVVGSIRKVDWSSMKVNFMILFPTGVLENAPQFNVMTTHVPNKEGSADLQRALVQEFPNVTILDLRQVFTLVEDILDKISWIINFMAFFSILTGLIVLIGSVRNSKYQRIKESVLLRTLGAKSKQILQITALEYVYLGILGSLTGILLSLVGSQLLATFIFKEPFIPSAIPFLVFLPGITFLVVVIGLSNLKSVLKSPPLEVLRKEA is encoded by the coding sequence ATGGCTTGGAGAGACGGAAAAGCAAGCCTTTCTAGGTTAATGCTTTTTATGGCATCTATTATTTTAGGTATTGCAGCCGTGGTTTCTATTCAGTTATTTAGTGACAATTTAAAGCAAAACATAAAGCTACAGTCGAAATCCTTAATGGGGGCCGATTTTATTATTGATAGCAAACAAATACCATCAGAAAAAGTACAAGCAATTATAGATTCTTTAGGCGCAGATGCATCTGAAGTCAACTTTGTTTCTATGGCTGCTTTCCCTAAAAATGATGGGACAAAATTAGTGAAAGTTAGGGCTATGGAAGGTGATTTTCCGTTTTACGGAGATTTATCTACCGAACCTGAAAATGCTGGTACAAAATATCAAGAATTAGGAGGCGCTTTGGTAGATGCTACCTTGCTTTTACAATATAATATAAACCCAGGAGATTCTATTAAATTAGGTAAAACTACGTTTGAAATTATTGGTGCTTTAAAATCAATTCCGGGTAGTACAGCAATTTCTTCTTCTGTAGCTCCAGCGGTATTAATTCCGTTTCGCTTTGTTGAAGAAACTGGGTTATTACAATTAGGAAGCAGAAAAGAATACCAATATTTTTTCGAAGATCCTACAATGGATTTAGTTACTTTAGAGAACAAAATAGATCCTATTCTTAAAACAGAAAATGCAGATTTAGATACGCATACAGGTACCAGTGAACGCTTAGGCAGAAGGTACGATAATGTGAGTCGCTTTTTAAATTTAGTTGCTTTTATTGCCCTTTTATTAGGTTGTATTGGTATTGCAAGTTCTGTGCATATTTACATTAAAGAAAAGCTTAAAAATGTAGCCGTTTTAAAATGTTTAGGAGCTTCTAGAAAACAAACTTTTTTAATTTATTTGATCCAAATTATCGGAATTGGGTTGATTGGCGGTTTAATTGGTGCTGTTATTGGAGTTAGTTTACAATATGCTTTTCCGTATCTATTACAAGATTTTTTACCTTTTGACGTTGCTATTTCAATTTCTGCACAACCTATATTAATGGGAGTTACTTTAGGTGTTTTAATGTCGGTTTTATTTGCATTATTACCTTTGTTAGGCACTTGGTATGTATCACCTTTAGAGGTTTTAAGAGGTTCTGAAGACAATTTACAAAAACCTAAAAAAGCACGAATTGCAGTAGTATTCTTAATTCTACTTTTTATCTATTTATTTTCTTTTTGGATGTTAAAAGATGCCGTAAACGGATTGATTTTTACCGCAGGTATTTTTATCACATTTGCAATTATGGCAGGTGTTGCTAACCTTTTCATCAAATTGATTAAAAAATTCTTCCCAAGTTCTTGGGGATATACAAAGCGTCAAAGTTTATTGAACTTATTTAGACCGAATAACCAAACAATGGTGCTTGTTTTAGCCATCGGATTGGGAACTTTTCTAATAAGTACGTTATACTTTACGAAGGATATTTTATTAGCAAAAACATCCATAGAAAATAAAAAGGATGATGCTAATATCATTCTAATGGATATTCAACAAAAACAAGAAACAGCTATTTTAGAAACTTTTACCAGCAAAGGATTGGAAGTAATTGATAACATACCAATTATTACCATGCGCATGCAAAGTATTCAGGGTAAAACAGTAAATGAGATTCGGAAAGATTCTACTGTTAAAATGAAAAAATGGATTTTAAACAGAGAATTTAGAGTTACCTACAGAGAAGAATTAGCTGAAACCGAAGAGATTGTAGAAGGTGAGTGGATAGGAAAATTTATAAATGGAAATCCTATAAATATTTCTATATCCGATAATTTTGCTGAAGATGCCAATTTAAAAATAGGAGATCCAATTGTTTTTAACATTCAAGGTGTGTTGATGGAAACAGTTGTAGGAAGCATCAGAAAAGTAGATTGGAGTAGTATGAAAGTCAATTTTATGATTTTGTTTCCAACGGGAGTTTTAGAAAATGCACCTCAATTTAATGTAATGACGACGCACGTGCCAAATAAAGAAGGTTCTGCGGATTTACAGAGAGCATTGGTGCAAGAGTTTCCAAATGTTACTATTTTAGATTTGCGTCAGGTTTTTACACTTGTAGAAGATATTTTAGATAAAATCTCTTGGATTATTAATTTTATGGCATTTTTTAGCATTTTAACTGGTTTAATTGTGCTGATTGGTTCTGTTAGAAATAGTAAATACCAACGAATTAAAGAAAGTGTTTTACTAAGAACATTAGGTGCAAAAAGCAAACAGATTTTGCAAATTACAGCTTTAGAATATGTGTATTTAGGTATTTTGGGTAGTTTAACTGGTATTTTATTATCTTTAGTTGGTAGTCAATTATTAGCTACTTTTATATTTAAAGAACCATTTATACCATCTGCAATTCCGTTTTTAGTTTTTCTACCAGGAATTACATTTTTAGTTGTGGTGATTGGTTTGAGTAATTTAAAATCGGTTTTAAAAAGTCCACCTTTGGAGGTATTGAGGAAAGAGGCATAG
- the glyA gene encoding serine hydroxymethyltransferase, translated as MQIDNQIFDLIQEEKERQLNGLELIASENFVSDDVMRAQGSILTNKYAEGYPGKRYYGGCEVVDVIEQIAIDRAKELFGAEYVNVQPHSGSQANTAVYAACLKPGDTVLGFDLSHGGHLTHGSPVNFSGKLYNPVFYGVVKETGIIDYDHLAAQAKEHKPKLIIAGASAYSRDIDFKKFREVADSVGAILMADISHPAGLIAKGILNDPIPHCHIVTTTTHKTLRGPRGGMIMIGKDFDNPFGETLKNGNPKKMSTLINSSVFPGNQGGPLEHVIAAKAVAFGEALTDEFLEYQLQVKANAAEMAKEFVARGYDIISGGTDNHCMLIDLRNKNISGKDAEIALGKADITVNKNMVPFDDKSPFVTSGIRIGTAAITTRGLEEEDMKAVVNFIDEAIINAANEDALHKIGERVAHMMSARRLFVM; from the coding sequence ATGCAAATAGACAACCAAATTTTTGACCTTATACAGGAAGAAAAAGAAAGACAGTTAAATGGATTAGAATTAATCGCTTCAGAAAACTTTGTAAGTGATGATGTTATGAGAGCCCAAGGTTCTATTTTAACTAATAAATACGCTGAAGGATATCCTGGTAAAAGATATTATGGAGGTTGTGAAGTAGTTGATGTTATTGAACAAATTGCTATAGACAGAGCTAAAGAATTATTTGGTGCAGAATATGTAAACGTACAACCTCATTCTGGTTCTCAAGCAAATACAGCTGTTTATGCTGCTTGTTTAAAGCCAGGTGATACGGTTTTAGGATTTGATTTATCTCATGGTGGCCATTTAACTCATGGCTCTCCTGTAAATTTTTCTGGTAAATTATACAATCCTGTTTTTTACGGAGTTGTTAAAGAAACTGGAATTATAGATTACGATCATTTAGCTGCACAAGCTAAAGAGCACAAGCCAAAATTAATTATTGCTGGTGCTTCTGCGTATTCTAGAGATATCGATTTTAAGAAATTTAGAGAAGTTGCAGATAGTGTAGGTGCTATTTTAATGGCAGATATTTCTCATCCTGCTGGTTTAATTGCTAAAGGAATTTTAAACGATCCAATTCCTCATTGTCATATTGTAACTACAACTACCCACAAAACGTTACGTGGACCAAGAGGTGGTATGATTATGATTGGTAAAGATTTTGACAATCCTTTTGGAGAGACTTTAAAAAATGGAAATCCTAAAAAGATGTCTACTTTAATTAATTCTTCTGTTTTTCCTGGAAACCAAGGAGGACCTTTAGAGCACGTTATTGCTGCTAAAGCAGTTGCTTTTGGAGAGGCTTTAACAGATGAGTTTTTAGAATATCAATTACAAGTAAAAGCAAATGCTGCAGAAATGGCTAAAGAATTTGTTGCAAGAGGATATGATATTATCTCTGGCGGAACAGATAACCACTGTATGCTAATAGATTTACGTAATAAAAATATTTCTGGTAAAGATGCAGAAATTGCATTAGGAAAAGCAGATATTACTGTAAATAAAAACATGGTTCCTTTTGATGATAAAAGCCCCTTTGTAACTTCAGGAATCCGTATTGGAACTGCTGCAATTACTACTCGTGGTTTAGAAGAAGAAGATATGAAAGCTGTTGTTAATTTTATTGATGAAGCTATCATAAACGCTGCAAATGAAGATGCTTTACACAAAATTGGTGAGCGTGTTGCACACATGATGAGTGCAAGAAGATTATTCGTAATGTAG
- a CDS encoding CsbD family protein has translation MNSDTTKGNWKQIKGEFKEKYGRITNDESTEAEGSFDKLVGEIQEKYGETREAIEKEVKSW, from the coding sequence ATGAACTCGGATACAACAAAAGGAAATTGGAAACAAATTAAAGGAGAATTTAAAGAAAAATATGGTCGTATTACCAATGATGAGAGTACGGAAGCAGAAGGTTCTTTTGATAAACTAGTTGGAGAAATCCAAGAAAAATATGGTGAAACTCGTGAAGCCATAGAAAAAGAAGTAAAAAGTTGGTAA
- the pepT gene encoding peptidase T yields MIEKQHITDRFIKYVTIDTESDPNNPAFPSTEKQWDLANVLVEELKQIGMKEVDLDANCYIMATLPSNLDYEVPTIGFVAHIDTSPDFTGKNVKPQIVENYQGNNIILNVEENIVLSPDYFDDLLQYKGQTIITTDGTTLLGADDKAGVTEIVTAMEYLIQHPEIKHGKIRICFTPDEEVGKGAHMFDVDKFGAEWAYTMDGSQIGELEYENFNAAGAIVTITGKIVHPGYAKGKMINSMLIANEFITALPTNEIPQRTEGYEGFFHLHDINGNVEKTVLEYIVRDHDLDLFEKRKSLMHKIALDFNTRYNQDLIEVTIKDQYFNMKEKITPVMHIVDIAEEVMTDLGITPLIKAIRGGTDGSQLSFKGLPCPNIFAGGHNFHGRYEYVPVESMVKATEVIVGIAEKISVKFA; encoded by the coding sequence ATGATTGAAAAACAACATATTACCGATAGATTTATAAAATACGTAACGATTGACACAGAGTCAGACCCTAACAATCCTGCTTTTCCGAGTACTGAAAAACAATGGGATTTAGCCAATGTATTAGTCGAAGAACTAAAACAAATTGGTATGAAAGAGGTAGATTTAGATGCCAATTGCTACATTATGGCAACTTTACCAAGTAATTTAGATTATGAAGTGCCAACTATTGGTTTTGTTGCGCATATAGATACGAGTCCAGATTTTACAGGTAAAAATGTAAAACCTCAAATTGTAGAAAATTATCAAGGCAATAATATTATTTTAAATGTAGAGGAAAACATCGTTTTATCTCCAGATTATTTTGATGATTTATTACAGTATAAAGGTCAAACGATTATTACAACGGATGGTACTACCCTTCTAGGTGCAGATGATAAAGCCGGAGTAACAGAAATTGTAACCGCGATGGAATATCTAATTCAGCATCCAGAAATTAAACACGGTAAAATTAGAATTTGTTTTACACCAGATGAAGAAGTTGGTAAAGGTGCACACATGTTTGATGTTGATAAATTTGGTGCAGAATGGGCTTACACCATGGATGGAAGTCAGATTGGAGAATTAGAATATGAGAATTTTAATGCTGCCGGAGCAATAGTAACCATTACTGGTAAAATTGTACATCCAGGATATGCAAAAGGTAAAATGATCAATTCTATGCTAATTGCTAATGAATTTATTACAGCGCTTCCAACAAACGAGATTCCGCAAAGAACAGAAGGTTATGAAGGTTTTTTCCATTTACATGATATCAATGGAAATGTAGAAAAAACTGTTTTAGAATACATTGTAAGAGATCATGATTTAGATTTATTTGAAAAAAGAAAAAGTTTAATGCACAAAATTGCGTTAGATTTTAATACAAGATACAATCAAGATTTAATTGAAGTAACTATTAAGGATCAGTACTTTAATATGAAAGAAAAAATTACTCCAGTAATGCATATTGTAGATATTGCAGAAGAAGTAATGACAGATTTAGGAATTACACCTTTAATTAAAGCGATTCGTGGTGGTACAGATGGTTCCCAATTATCATTTAAAGGTTTGCCTTGTCCTAATATTTTTGCTGGCGGACATAATTTTCATGGTAGATATGAGTATGTACCTGTAGAATCTATGGTGAAAGCAACAGAAGTAATTGTAGGAATTGCAGAGAAAATTTCGGTGAAGTTTGCATAA
- a CDS encoding TPM domain-containing protein — MNLFTFQYLLETNKKRLLTSLLFWCLCISITGFSQDVSDASEEGALLEKTIEQPAINYPRFKAPIYNKDKESYSIKEVPSPRGTGIIGYVSDPNDLIDASSENQINRLLFELEQKSSVEVAVVVIPSIGREIPKQFAVDLFELWGIGKADTDNGLLILTVMDQRRTEFEVGYGLEPILTDAVCYRIGVNEIVPNFKNGNYGEGLINSVVRIREFLDNPQVIQEVYGTSIVHQKDDNYQWYHYFLLVYTIICAFMLFWYEGVLYQTQISKDDFYDKYNRLDELKLGCLIFLLPFPLFFISKKVKKRLQKYRTAPRYSKVNGKLLTLKDEWRENKFLEAAQILEERLKSTRYDVWVTEDESDILILEYEGINSRKYSDCTKCGYKTYGKKSSKLLKSATYASAGERVDYYECKNCNYQDEKIVVLPKKVRQTSSSSGSSSSFSSSSSFGGGSSGGGGAGVSW; from the coding sequence ATGAATCTGTTTACTTTCCAATATCTTCTTGAAACCAATAAGAAAAGACTGTTAACGAGTTTGTTGTTTTGGTGTTTATGTATATCAATAACAGGTTTTAGTCAAGATGTATCAGATGCTTCAGAAGAAGGTGCTTTGCTTGAAAAAACTATTGAGCAGCCAGCAATTAATTATCCAAGATTTAAAGCACCAATTTATAATAAGGATAAAGAAAGTTATTCAATTAAAGAAGTTCCGAGTCCAAGAGGTACTGGAATTATAGGCTATGTATCCGATCCAAATGATTTGATAGATGCATCCTCAGAAAATCAAATAAACCGATTATTATTTGAGTTAGAGCAAAAATCGTCTGTTGAAGTTGCCGTAGTGGTAATCCCAAGTATTGGTAGAGAAATTCCTAAACAATTTGCCGTAGATCTTTTCGAATTATGGGGTATCGGTAAAGCAGATACAGACAACGGATTACTAATTTTAACAGTAATGGACCAACGCAGAACAGAGTTTGAGGTTGGTTATGGTCTAGAACCTATTTTAACGGACGCTGTTTGCTACCGAATTGGTGTAAATGAAATTGTACCTAATTTTAAGAATGGAAATTATGGTGAGGGATTGATAAATTCGGTGGTTAGAATCCGTGAGTTTTTAGACAATCCGCAGGTTATTCAGGAAGTTTACGGTACTAGTATTGTACATCAAAAAGACGACAATTATCAATGGTATCATTATTTTTTATTGGTGTACACTATTATTTGCGCGTTCATGCTGTTTTGGTATGAAGGTGTATTATATCAAACCCAAATATCTAAAGACGATTTTTACGATAAGTATAATCGATTGGACGAATTAAAATTAGGATGTCTTATCTTTTTGTTACCATTTCCTTTATTTTTTATTTCAAAAAAGGTAAAAAAACGCCTGCAAAAATATCGAACAGCTCCTCGTTATAGTAAAGTAAATGGCAAGCTGTTAACTCTTAAAGATGAATGGAGAGAAAATAAATTTTTAGAAGCTGCTCAAATTTTAGAAGAAAGGCTCAAATCAACTCGCTATGATGTTTGGGTAACAGAAGATGAAAGCGATATTCTAATTTTAGAATATGAAGGTATTAATAGCAGAAAATACAGTGATTGCACCAAATGTGGTTATAAAACGTACGGAAAAAAATCATCTAAACTATTAAAATCTGCAACGTATGCATCTGCAGGTGAAAGAGTTGATTATTATGAATGTAAAAATTGTAATTATCAAGATGAAAAGATAGTAGTTCTTCCTAAAAAAGTAAGACAGACTTCCTCTTCTTCTGGTTCTTCATCATCTTTTTCTTCGTCATCAAGTTTTGGAGGCGGTAGTTCTGGTGGTGGTGGAGCAGGTGTTAGTTGGTAA
- a CDS encoding arylesterase has product MFSCKQDTSKKATTLETTTSKTETNQTENSSVKTIVFFGDSLTAGYGLEDVNDAFPGIIQQKIDSLQLNYSIVNSGVSGETTSGGKNRIDWVLNQKPTIFILELGANDGLRGVPLKQSKENLQDIIDAVKEKYPETIIVLAGMQIPPNMGQEYTTEFKNMFPDLATRNDLYLIPFLLENVGGISDLNQKDGIHPTKEGHQILAKNVWTVLKPILK; this is encoded by the coding sequence ATGTTTTCTTGCAAACAAGATACTTCTAAAAAGGCAACAACTCTAGAAACAACCACTTCTAAAACTGAAACCAATCAGACTGAAAATAGTAGTGTAAAAACAATTGTATTTTTTGGTGATAGTTTAACGGCAGGTTATGGTTTAGAAGATGTAAACGATGCTTTCCCAGGAATTATTCAGCAGAAAATAGACTCTTTACAGTTGAATTATAGCATTGTAAATTCTGGCGTTAGTGGAGAAACTACATCTGGCGGAAAAAACAGAATTGATTGGGTGCTGAATCAAAAACCTACTATTTTTATATTAGAATTAGGTGCAAATGATGGTTTAAGAGGTGTGCCTTTAAAACAATCTAAAGAGAATTTACAAGATATTATAGATGCTGTAAAAGAGAAATATCCAGAAACAATTATTGTATTAGCCGGAATGCAAATTCCACCAAATATGGGACAAGAATATACTACTGAATTTAAAAATATGTTTCCTGATTTAGCAACAAGAAACGATTTGTATTTAATTCCTTTTTTATTAGAAAATGTAGGAGGTATCTCAGATTTAAATCAAAAAGACGGTATTCATCCTACAAAAGAAGGACATCAAATATTGGCTAAAAATGTTTGGACTGTTTTAAAACCAATTTTAAAATAA
- a CDS encoding 1-acyl-sn-glycerol-3-phosphate acyltransferase, whose product MKTIARFILFTILGWKLENDFPKEPKKYVVIAAPHTSWLDFPIAILSRMSSGTMVHFIGKSSLFKGPFGFFFKMLGGTPVDRTKSTNMVDAVIDVFNNKEEFRLGISPEGTRKKVDKWKTGFYYIAKGANVPIVMATLDFKNKKIKISNPYYTTASIDADFEVFHSFFKDVKGKNPELF is encoded by the coding sequence ATGAAAACAATTGCAAGGTTTATATTATTTACCATATTAGGATGGAAACTAGAAAACGATTTTCCTAAAGAACCTAAAAAATATGTTGTTATTGCAGCACCACATACAAGTTGGTTAGATTTTCCAATAGCAATTTTATCTAGAATGTCTTCTGGAACTATGGTTCACTTTATTGGTAAATCTTCTCTTTTTAAAGGTCCGTTTGGCTTTTTCTTTAAAATGTTAGGAGGAACACCTGTAGACAGAACTAAAAGCACAAATATGGTAGATGCCGTTATTGATGTGTTTAATAATAAGGAAGAATTCAGGTTAGGAATTTCGCCTGAAGGAACCAGAAAAAAAGTAGATAAATGGAAAACAGGGTTCTACTATATTGCAAAAGGAGCAAATGTTCCTATTGTTATGGCAACCTTAGACTTTAAAAATAAGAAGATAAAAATATCTAATCCTTATTATACAACAGCAAGTATAGATGCTGATTTTGAGGTGTTTCACTCATTCTTTAAAGACGTAAAGGGGAAAAACCCTGAATTATTTTAA
- the rmuC gene encoding DNA recombination protein RmuC has protein sequence MNEMIIYFLIALIFSLVGFLIGKLLTKLKFEKAKGDSEKEKSLLEFEVSKLNETLKNTEITIDDLQGELRHVQKEKEILISDKTRLETEFKNVEEKLAHNKNEVEKLQEKFTNNFEVLANKILEEKSSKFTQQNQENLKIILNPLQEKIKVFEDKVDKTHKESIDYHAALRQQILGLKELNQQMSKETLNLTKALKGDNKMQGNWGELVLERVLEKSGLEKDREYYVQQSFTNEDGRRILPDVVIHLPDNKKMIVDSKVSLTAYEQFINEEDETLKEQFLKAHVASLQRHVHQLSEKKYEDIYKIESPDFVLLFIPIEPAFAVALNYDNHLYNKAFEKNIVIVTPTTLLATLRTIDSMWNNEKQQRNALEIARQAGALYDKFNGLLGDLVGIGKRIDDSKNEYSNAMNKLFEGRGNLITSVEKLKKMGAKAKKAIPENIIKRANEVDE, from the coding sequence ATGAACGAAATGATAATTTACTTCTTAATTGCACTGATATTTAGCCTTGTAGGATTCTTAATAGGCAAACTATTAACCAAATTAAAATTTGAAAAAGCAAAAGGAGATTCTGAAAAGGAAAAATCTCTATTAGAATTTGAAGTTTCTAAACTAAATGAAACACTTAAAAATACAGAAATTACAATTGATGATTTACAAGGTGAATTAAGACACGTTCAAAAAGAAAAAGAAATTTTAATTTCTGATAAAACACGTTTAGAAACAGAATTTAAAAATGTAGAAGAAAAGCTAGCGCATAATAAAAATGAGGTTGAAAAATTACAAGAAAAATTCACCAATAATTTTGAAGTATTAGCCAATAAAATTTTAGAAGAAAAATCATCAAAATTTACACAACAGAATCAAGAAAACTTAAAAATAATCTTAAATCCACTACAAGAAAAGATTAAAGTTTTTGAAGATAAAGTAGATAAAACACACAAAGAAAGTATCGATTATCACGCTGCTTTACGTCAGCAAATTTTAGGTTTAAAAGAGCTAAACCAACAAATGAGTAAAGAAACCTTAAACCTTACCAAAGCCTTAAAAGGCGATAATAAAATGCAAGGTAATTGGGGGGAATTAGTGTTAGAAAGAGTTTTAGAAAAATCTGGTTTAGAGAAAGATAGAGAGTACTATGTGCAGCAAAGCTTTACCAATGAAGATGGTAGGAGAATTCTACCGGATGTCGTGATTCATTTGCCAGATAATAAAAAAATGATTGTAGATTCTAAGGTTTCTTTAACAGCTTATGAGCAGTTTATAAATGAAGAAGATGAAACTTTAAAAGAACAGTTCTTAAAAGCACATGTGGCATCACTCCAACGACATGTACATCAATTATCAGAAAAAAAATATGAAGATATTTATAAAATTGAATCTCCAGATTTTGTCTTACTTTTTATACCGATAGAGCCTGCTTTTGCTGTTGCCCTAAATTATGATAATCATTTATATAATAAAGCATTTGAAAAAAATATTGTTATTGTAACTCCTACTACTCTTTTGGCCACTTTAAGAACCATAGATTCTATGTGGAATAATGAGAAGCAACAAAGAAATGCTTTAGAAATTGCAAGACAAGCCGGTGCTTTATATGACAAGTTTAATGGTTTATTAGGTGATTTAGTCGGAATTGGAAAACGAATCGACGACAGTAAAAACGAATACTCCAATGCAATGAACAAGCTTTTTGAAGGAAGAGGGAATTTAATTACTTCTGTAGAAAAGTTAAAGAAAATGGGAGCTAAAGCTAAAAAAGCTATCCCAGAAAACATTATTAAGCGTGCTAATGAAGTTGATGAATAG